A DNA window from Zonotrichia leucophrys gambelii isolate GWCS_2022_RI chromosome 15, RI_Zleu_2.0, whole genome shotgun sequence contains the following coding sequences:
- the CRKL gene encoding crk-like protein: protein MSSAARFDSSDRSSWYVGPVSRAEAQTRLQGQRHGMFLVRDSSTCPGDYVLSVSENSRVSHYIINSLPNRRFKIGDQEFEHLPALLEFYKIHYLDTTTLIEPAPRYPSPPMGSGPAPALPTAEENLEYVRTLYDFHGNDAEDLPFKKGELLAIVEKPEEQWWSARNKEGRIGMIPVPYVEKLGRPSVGKHGNRNSNSYGIPEPAHAYAQPQTATPLPAASSTPGAVINPLPSTQNGPVYAKAVQKRVPCAYDKTALALEVGDIVKVTRMNINGQWEGEVNGRKGLFPFTHVQLFDPQNPEESE from the exons ATGTCCTCCGCCGCTCGTTTCGATTCGTCGGACCGCTCCAGCTGGTACGTGGGCCCGGTGTCCCGGGCGGAGGCGCAGACGCGGCTGCAGGGGCAGCGGCACGGCATGTTCCTGGTGCGGGACTCGTCCACCTGCCCGGGCGACTACGTGCTCTCGGTGTCCGAGAACTCCCGCGTCTCCCACTACATCATCAACTCCCTGCCCAACCGCCGCTTTAAGATCGGCGACCAGGAGTTCGAGCACCTGCCCGCCCTGCTGGAGTTCTATAAGATCCACTACCTGGACACCACCACCCTGATCGAGCCCGCGCCCAG GTACCCAAGCCCCCCCATGGGATCTGgacctgcccctgccctgcccactgCAGAGGAGAACCTGGAGTACGTGCGGACTCTCTATGACTTCCACGGCAACGACGCCGAGGATCTTCCCTTCAAaaagggagagctgctggcaaTCGTGGAGAAGCCAGAGGAACAGTGGTGGAGTGCCAGAAACAAGGAGGGTCGGATTGGGATGATCCCTGTTCCTTATGTAGAAAAGCTGGGCAGACCCTCTGTGGGGAAGCATGGCAACAGGAATTCCAACAGTTACGGCATCCCAGAACCTGCCCACGCGTACGCGCAGCCTCAGACCGCCACTCCCCTGCCCGCAGCGTCCAGCACGCCCGGAGCCGTCATCAACCCTCTGCCATCCACACAGAACGGACCAGTCTATGCCAAAGCTGTCCAAAAGAGAGTTCCCTGTGCTTATGACAAGACTGCGCTGGCATTAGAG GTTGGAGACATTGTGAAGGTGACGAGGATGAACATCAACGGGCAGTGGGAAGGAGAGGTGAACGGGAGGAAGGGGCTCTTCCCATTCACGCACGTGCAGCTCTTCGACCCTCAGAACCCCGAGGAGAGCGAGTGA
- the LOC135454774 gene encoding spidroin-2-like — protein sequence MAPGGEGEGKGGRKVRSPKAQAEEETRRRPGQRGLGGGAGWGRGGSGSCLVREKGNAGKGGSGRWKLCAAGGEGPSSGWGGAGQTRRAGPPSLPQRRGVQGILPASLRPAAGPARRVTKSSGGWHGQAAREGGEWGRLGSGRDGEAEAPGAASSSRGFLPSRAELQNGGCAGPRERSETPPRARAMAAAAARGRARLRGRAEAGGGAGPGVRAPVPLPGVRGSGRAAPSPFLRASHSGRPRRTPALFPDNGVKARRGPGGRDDGVAAAEEEGSPGKDSAGPGGSAWHTGWQREMKQRLKEKKIQFK from the exons ATGGCTCCGGgcggggaaggggaaggaaagggaggaaggaaggtgAGGAGCCCGAAGGCCCAGGCGGAGGAAGAGACCCGGAGGAGGCCTGGGCAGAGAGGCCTGGGAGGTGGAGCGGGctgggggcgagggggaagCGGCTCGTGCCTCGTCCGGGAGAAAGGAAACGCAGGGAAAGGGGGATCGGGGAGGTGGAAGCTCTGCGCCGCTGGAGGCGAAGGGCCGAGCAGCggctggggtggggctggccAGACGCGGCGCGCAGGGCCCCCGAGTCTCCCTCAGCGGCGGGGTGTGCAGGGCATCCTTCCCGCCTCTCTCAGGCCTGCGGCGGGCCCGGCCAGGCGGGTGACGAAGAGCAGCGGCGGCTGGCACGGCCAGGCGGCCCGAGAAGGCGGCGAGTGGGGCCGGCTCGGCTCGGGGCGGGACGGAGAGGCAGAAGCGCCGGGCGCCGCGTCCTCCTCCCGCGGGTTCCTCCCCTCGCGAGCCGAGCTCCAAAATGGCGGCTGCGCCGGGCCGCGCGAACGCTCCGAGACACCGCCCCGCGCACGcgccatggcggcggcggcagcgcggggcCGCGCCCGCCTCAGGGGCCGGGCGGAGGCTGGCGGCGGGGCAGGCCCGGGGGTTCGTGCCCCGGTGCCCCTCCCTGGAGTCCGGGGGAGCGGGAGAGCCGCCCCTTCCCCATTTCTCCGCGCGAGTCACTCTGGCCGTCCCCGGCGCACCCCCG CCCTGTTCCCAGATAACGGGGTCAAAGCCCGGCGTGGCCCAGGCGGGAGGGACGATGGTGTGGCAGCCGCCGAAGAGGAAGGAAGCCCCGGAAAGGACTCAGCAGGGCCCGGGGGCAGCGCTTGGCACACG GGCTGGCAACGTGAAATGAAGCAGcgcttgaaagaaaaaaaaatccagttcaaatga